In a genomic window of Alcanivorax sp.:
- the carB gene encoding carbamoyl-phosphate synthase large subunit, with translation MPKRTDIQSILIIGAGPIVIGQACEFDYSGAQACKALREEGFRVILVNSNPATIMTDPAMADATYIEPITWQTVAKIIEKERPDALLPTMGGQTALNCALDLDKHGVLAEFGVEMIGATQDAIDKAEDRHRFDQAMKAIGLECPRSAMAHNMEEANAALEELGFPCIIRPSFTMGGSGGGVAYNREEFEEICQRGLDLSPTNELLIDESLLGWKEYEMEVVRDKKDNCIIVCSIENFDPLGVHTGDSITVAPAQTLTDKEFQIMRDASLAVLREIGVETGGSNVQFGVNPDNGRMVVIEMNPRVSRSSALASKATGFPIAKVAAKLAVGYTLDELQNEITGGKTPASFEPSIDYVVTKIPRFNFEKFAEADAVLTTQMKSVGEVMAIGRNFQESVQKALRGLETESVGFDPSVDPSAPDAREQVAQLLATPGPERIWIVGDAFRVGMTVDDVFNITKIDRWYLVQIEDLVRAEQQLAATTFSDLNRDSLYALKRKGFSDARLAQLLGVKEADVRGKRDELGVQPIYKRVDTCAAEFSTDTAYMYSSYDEECEANPSDRDKIMVIGGGPNRIGQGIEFDYCCVHAAFAMKDDGYETIMVNCNPETVSTDYDTSDRLYFEPVTLEDVLAIVAKEKPKGVIVQYGGQTPLKLARALQAAGVPIIGTPPDAIDEAEDRERFQQMVNKLGLKQPPNRTARSMEDGVRLAEEIGYPLVVRPSYVLGGRAMEIVYSEAELRNYMMNAVSVSNDSPVLLDRFLDDAIEVDVDAVCDGTDVVIGGIMQHIEQAGVHSGDSACSLPPYSLDEEVQNVMRQQAADMALELGVIGLMNVQFAVKSGEVYVLEVNPRASRTVPYVSKCIGVSLAKVAARCMAGTSLKEQGFTEEVKPQHYFVKEAVFPFAKFPKVDPILGPEMKSTGEVMGVGATFAEAFGKASLGAGEKLPEKGTAFISVREVDKPAAIDVARMLIERGFNLVATRGTAKVISDAGLEVKVVNKVLEGRPHIVDMIKNDEIALIVNTTEGKQAIRDSFAIRRSALQHRVFYTTTITAAHAVCQALGISGEPTVRRLQDLHAQMQ, from the coding sequence ATGCCGAAAAGAACTGACATACAAAGCATTCTCATCATTGGTGCTGGCCCGATTGTTATCGGCCAGGCCTGTGAGTTTGACTATTCCGGTGCCCAGGCCTGCAAGGCCCTGCGTGAAGAGGGTTTCCGGGTCATCCTGGTGAACTCCAATCCGGCCACCATCATGACCGACCCGGCCATGGCCGATGCCACCTACATCGAGCCGATCACCTGGCAAACCGTGGCCAAGATCATCGAAAAAGAGCGCCCGGACGCCCTGCTGCCCACCATGGGCGGGCAGACCGCCCTCAATTGCGCGCTGGATCTGGACAAGCACGGCGTGCTGGCCGAGTTCGGTGTGGAAATGATCGGCGCCACCCAGGATGCCATCGACAAGGCGGAAGACCGGCACCGTTTCGACCAGGCCATGAAGGCCATCGGTCTGGAGTGCCCGCGCTCTGCCATGGCTCACAACATGGAAGAAGCCAATGCGGCGCTGGAAGAGCTGGGCTTTCCCTGCATTATCCGGCCCAGCTTCACCATGGGTGGTTCCGGTGGTGGTGTTGCCTATAACCGGGAAGAGTTCGAGGAAATCTGCCAGCGTGGTCTGGACCTGTCGCCCACCAACGAGCTGTTGATCGACGAGTCCCTGCTGGGCTGGAAAGAGTACGAGATGGAGGTGGTCCGCGACAAAAAGGACAACTGCATCATCGTTTGCTCCATCGAAAACTTTGACCCCTTGGGTGTGCATACCGGTGACTCCATCACCGTAGCCCCGGCGCAGACCCTCACCGATAAAGAATTCCAGATCATGCGCGACGCCTCCCTGGCGGTGCTGCGCGAGATCGGTGTGGAAACCGGCGGTTCCAACGTGCAGTTCGGGGTCAACCCGGACAACGGCCGCATGGTGGTGATCGAAATGAATCCGCGGGTGAGCCGTTCTTCGGCACTGGCCTCCAAGGCCACCGGTTTCCCGATTGCCAAGGTGGCCGCCAAGCTGGCGGTGGGTTACACCCTGGACGAGCTGCAGAACGAGATCACTGGTGGCAAGACCCCGGCCTCCTTCGAGCCGTCCATCGATTACGTGGTTACCAAGATTCCGCGCTTCAACTTCGAGAAATTTGCCGAAGCGGACGCGGTACTGACTACCCAGATGAAGTCCGTAGGCGAAGTGATGGCCATCGGTCGTAACTTCCAGGAATCGGTGCAGAAAGCTCTGCGCGGTCTGGAAACCGAGTCCGTGGGCTTTGATCCCAGTGTGGACCCGTCCGCGCCGGATGCCCGCGAGCAGGTGGCCCAGTTGCTGGCCACGCCGGGGCCGGAACGGATCTGGATTGTCGGTGATGCCTTCCGGGTCGGCATGACCGTGGATGATGTGTTCAACATCACCAAGATCGACCGCTGGTACCTGGTGCAGATCGAGGATCTGGTGCGTGCCGAGCAGCAGTTGGCAGCTACCACATTCAGCGACCTGAACCGCGACAGCCTGTATGCGCTCAAGCGCAAGGGCTTCTCTGATGCCCGCCTGGCACAGCTGCTGGGTGTGAAGGAAGCGGACGTTCGCGGCAAGCGCGACGAGCTGGGCGTGCAGCCTATCTACAAGCGGGTGGATACCTGCGCGGCGGAGTTTTCCACTGACACCGCCTACATGTACTCGAGCTATGACGAAGAGTGCGAGGCGAACCCGTCCGACCGCGACAAGATCATGGTGATCGGCGGCGGCCCCAACCGTATCGGTCAGGGTATCGAGTTCGATTACTGCTGTGTGCACGCTGCCTTTGCCATGAAGGATGACGGTTACGAGACCATCATGGTCAACTGTAACCCGGAAACCGTGTCCACCGATTACGACACCTCCGACCGCCTGTATTTCGAGCCGGTGACCCTGGAAGATGTGCTGGCCATCGTCGCCAAGGAAAAGCCCAAGGGTGTGATCGTACAGTACGGCGGCCAGACGCCGCTGAAGCTGGCCCGTGCCCTGCAGGCCGCCGGTGTGCCCATTATCGGTACCCCGCCGGATGCCATTGATGAGGCAGAAGACCGGGAGCGGTTCCAGCAGATGGTCAACAAGCTTGGCCTCAAGCAGCCGCCCAACCGTACTGCCCGCTCCATGGAGGATGGCGTTCGCCTGGCGGAGGAAATCGGTTATCCGCTGGTGGTGCGTCCCTCCTATGTATTGGGCGGTCGCGCCATGGAAATCGTTTACAGCGAAGCCGAGCTGCGCAACTACATGATGAACGCGGTATCCGTGTCCAACGATTCGCCAGTGCTGCTGGATCGCTTCCTGGACGACGCCATTGAAGTGGACGTGGATGCGGTCTGCGACGGCACCGATGTGGTGATCGGCGGCATCATGCAGCATATCGAGCAGGCCGGCGTGCACTCCGGTGACTCCGCCTGTTCCCTGCCGCCGTACTCCCTGGACGAAGAGGTACAGAACGTGATGCGCCAGCAGGCCGCCGACATGGCGCTGGAGCTGGGCGTGATCGGTTTGATGAATGTGCAGTTCGCGGTCAAGAGCGGTGAGGTGTATGTTCTGGAAGTGAATCCCCGTGCGTCGCGGACCGTGCCCTACGTGTCCAAGTGCATCGGCGTGTCCCTGGCCAAGGTGGCGGCCCGTTGTATGGCCGGTACCAGCCTCAAGGAGCAGGGCTTCACCGAAGAGGTCAAACCACAGCATTACTTCGTGAAGGAAGCGGTATTCCCGTTTGCCAAGTTCCCGAAGGTGGACCCCATTCTCGGCCCGGAAATGAAATCCACCGGGGAAGTGATGGGCGTTGGTGCCACCTTTGCGGAGGCCTTTGGCAAGGCGTCGCTGGGAGCCGGCGAAAAGCTCCCGGAAAAAGGCACCGCCTTTATTTCGGTGCGGGAAGTGGACAAGCCAGCGGCCATTGATGTGGCGCGTATGCTGATCGAGCGTGGTTTCAACCTGGTGGCCACCCGTGGTACCGCCAAGGTGATCAGCGACGCCGGTCTGGAAGTGAAAGTGGTCAACAAGGTGCTGGAAGGGCGTCCGCATATCGTCGACATGATCAAGAATGACGAGATTGCCCTGATCGTGAACACCACCGAGGGCAAGCAGGCGATCCGCGATTCCTTCGCTATCCGTCGCTCCGCCCTGCAGCACCGGGTGTTCTACACCACCACCATTACCGCGGCCCATGCGGTGTGTCAGGCGCTGGGTATCAGTGGTGAACCCACAGTTCGCCGCCTGCAGGACTTGCACGCACAAATGCAGTAA
- the rlmE gene encoding 23S rRNA (uridine(2552)-2'-O)-methyltransferase RlmE gives MAKSSRSKTSKAWLKEHFSDQWVAKAQAEGYRSRASFKLLEMNEKDRLFRPGMTVLDLGAAPGGWSQVAGRLMGSHGTVIASDILPMDALPDVTFIEGDFREDAVYEQILAALGDRKADLVMSDMAPNMSGNKGVDQPRAMYLAELALDMAERVLEPDGQFLVKVFQGEGFEEYRQMLLQRFHRVVSRKPAASRARSTEVYQLASGLK, from the coding sequence ATGGCGAAATCAAGCCGTTCCAAAACCAGCAAGGCCTGGCTCAAGGAGCATTTCAGCGACCAGTGGGTGGCGAAGGCCCAGGCGGAGGGCTATCGCTCCCGCGCCAGCTTCAAGCTGCTGGAGATGAACGAGAAAGACCGCCTGTTCCGGCCTGGCATGACGGTGCTGGATCTGGGGGCGGCGCCGGGTGGCTGGTCCCAGGTGGCGGGCCGGCTGATGGGTTCACACGGCACTGTTATCGCCAGCGATATTCTGCCCATGGATGCTCTGCCGGATGTGACCTTCATCGAAGGGGATTTTCGCGAGGATGCAGTGTATGAGCAAATTCTTGCGGCGCTCGGGGATCGCAAGGCAGACCTTGTAATGTCCGATATGGCCCCCAATATGAGTGGTAACAAGGGCGTGGATCAGCCGCGGGCCATGTATCTGGCGGAACTGGCACTGGATATGGCCGAGCGGGTACTGGAACCGGATGGCCAGTTTCTGGTCAAGGTATTCCAGGGCGAAGGTTTCGAGGAGTACCGGCAGATGCTGTTGCAGCGGTTTCACCGGGTCGTCAGCCGCAAGCCGGCAGCCAGCCGGGCCCGTTCCACCGAGGTGTACCAACTGGCCAGTGGTCTGAAATAG
- a CDS encoding YhbY family RNA-binding protein, translated as MPLSQQDIKRLRRIGHHLKPVLIFGGKGLTETFVEELNLRLEDHELIKVKVNAETRDDRAAIVQALSEKGSAELIQRIGNIALLYRPAQKPNPKLSNILRYQDA; from the coding sequence GTGCCGCTATCGCAACAGGACATCAAACGGCTGCGCCGTATTGGCCACCATCTCAAACCCGTGCTCATCTTCGGCGGCAAAGGCCTTACCGAAACCTTCGTTGAGGAGCTGAACCTGCGCCTGGAAGATCACGAACTGATCAAGGTGAAGGTCAATGCGGAGACCCGCGACGACCGGGCCGCCATTGTCCAGGCCCTGAGCGAAAAAGGCAGCGCGGAGCTGATCCAGCGCATCGGCAACATCGCCCTGCTCTACCGGCCAGCACAGAAGCCCAACCCGAAACTATCCAACATCCTGCGCTATCAGGACGCGTAA
- the greA gene encoding transcription elongation factor GreA, translated as MQRIPMTAKGADALRAELEKLKREDRPRITAAIAEAREHGDLKENAEYHAAREQQGFCEGRINEIESKLGAAQIIDITELENTGKVIFGVTVTIIDVDTDEEKVYQIVGDDEANIKQGKLSVNSPIARGLIGREEGDVVQIDTPGGTREYEVDKVEHI; from the coding sequence ATGCAACGCATACCAATGACCGCCAAGGGCGCAGATGCCCTGCGTGCGGAGCTGGAGAAGCTGAAGCGGGAAGATCGCCCGCGCATTACTGCGGCCATTGCCGAGGCCCGTGAGCACGGTGATCTGAAAGAAAATGCGGAATACCATGCGGCCCGTGAGCAGCAGGGGTTCTGCGAGGGGCGCATCAACGAGATCGAGTCGAAGCTGGGCGCTGCCCAGATCATTGATATCACCGAACTGGAAAACACTGGCAAGGTCATCTTCGGCGTCACCGTGACCATCATTGATGTGGATACCGACGAAGAGAAGGTCTACCAGATCGTTGGTGACGACGAGGCCAACATCAAGCAGGGCAAGCTGAGCGTCAATTCCCCCATCGCCCGTGGCCTGATTGGCCGGGAAGAAGGGGATGTGGTGCAAATCGATACTCCCGGGGGCACTCGCGAGTATGAGGTCGACAAGGTCGAGCACATCTGA
- the dapB gene encoding 4-hydroxy-tetrahydrodipicolinate reductase: protein MKVGIIGAAGRMGRILIEATLANPDTTLAAAVDVPGSSLIGADAGELVGQGASGVMLADDLNKVVKDADVFIDFTVPEATARNVEVCRAAGTKLVIGTTGLDDDQKAALRTASEDIAICFAPNYSIGVNLCFKLLETAARVMAEEADIEVIEAHHRHKIDAPSGTALRMGEVVAQTLGRDLNECAVYGREGRTGERDRQTIGFETIRAGDIVGDHTVMFAADGERVEITHKASSRMAFGRGAVRAAAWLGGHDKGLFDMQDVLGLTGESAGWGKK from the coding sequence ATGAAAGTAGGCATTATCGGCGCGGCCGGTCGCATGGGCCGGATTCTGATCGAGGCCACCCTGGCCAACCCGGATACTACCCTGGCGGCGGCGGTGGACGTGCCCGGTTCCAGCCTGATCGGTGCCGATGCCGGCGAGCTGGTAGGGCAGGGCGCCAGCGGCGTGATGCTGGCGGATGACCTGAATAAGGTGGTCAAGGATGCCGATGTATTTATCGATTTCACCGTGCCGGAAGCCACCGCCCGCAATGTAGAGGTCTGCCGTGCGGCGGGAACCAAGCTGGTGATCGGTACCACCGGGCTGGATGACGACCAGAAGGCTGCCTTGCGCACTGCCAGTGAGGACATCGCTATCTGTTTTGCGCCCAACTACTCCATCGGCGTGAATCTGTGCTTCAAGTTGCTGGAAACCGCCGCCCGTGTGATGGCAGAAGAGGCGGATATCGAGGTGATTGAGGCCCATCATCGTCACAAGATCGATGCGCCATCCGGCACCGCCCTGCGTATGGGGGAAGTGGTGGCCCAGACCCTCGGGCGTGACCTGAACGAATGCGCCGTCTATGGGCGTGAGGGTCGTACCGGTGAGCGCGATCGCCAGACCATCGGTTTCGAGACCATTCGTGCCGGGGACATTGTCGGGGATCACACCGTCATGTTCGCCGCCGACGGCGAGCGGGTGGAAATCACCCACAAGGCCTCCAGCCGCATGGCCTTTGGCCGTGGTGCTGTCCGGGCTGCCGCCTGGCTGGGCGGGCACGACAAGGGATTGTTCGACATGCAGGACGTGCTCGGCCTGACGGGCGAGAGCGCCGGCTGGGGCAAGAAATAA
- the carA gene encoding glutamine-hydrolyzing carbamoyl-phosphate synthase small subunit produces the protein MTVPAILALEDGSIFRGVAIGATGQTVGEVVFNTAMTGYQEILTDPSYAKQIVTLTYPHIGNTGVTPEDEESAQIWASGLVIRDLAMTVSNWRSQQSLPDYLRDNNIVAIAEIDTRRLTRILRDKGAQNGCIIAGDNLDESVALEAAKGFPGLKGMDLAKEVTVSDAYSWTESTWDLEKGHTEQTDTRFHVVAYDYGVKRNILRMLAERGCKLTVVPAQTPAADVLAMNPDGIFLSNGPGDPEPCDYAIEAIKEIVATGKPVFGICLGHQLLALASGAKTMKMGTGHHGANHPVKTLADDTVMITSQNHGFAVDMDSLPDNLKVTHVSLFDGTLQGIHRTDVPAFSFQGHPEASPGPRDCAPLFDHFIELMEAKSQE, from the coding sequence TTGACGGTTCCCGCCATTCTCGCTCTTGAAGACGGAAGCATCTTTCGGGGTGTTGCTATCGGTGCCACGGGTCAGACCGTGGGTGAAGTGGTGTTCAACACCGCGATGACCGGCTACCAGGAAATCCTTACGGATCCCTCCTACGCCAAACAGATTGTGACCCTGACCTATCCTCATATTGGCAACACCGGTGTGACGCCCGAGGACGAAGAGTCCGCCCAGATCTGGGCCTCTGGCCTGGTGATCCGCGATCTGGCCATGACGGTCAGTAACTGGCGTAGCCAGCAGTCCCTGCCGGACTACCTGCGCGACAACAATATCGTGGCCATTGCGGAGATCGACACCCGCCGCCTGACCCGCATCCTGCGTGACAAGGGCGCCCAGAACGGCTGCATTATCGCCGGCGATAACCTGGATGAATCCGTCGCGCTGGAAGCGGCCAAAGGGTTCCCGGGCCTGAAGGGCATGGATCTGGCCAAGGAAGTCACCGTCAGTGACGCCTATAGCTGGACCGAGTCCACCTGGGACCTGGAAAAAGGCCATACCGAGCAGACCGACACACGCTTTCATGTGGTGGCTTACGATTACGGCGTCAAGCGCAACATCCTGCGCATGCTGGCCGAGCGTGGCTGCAAGCTCACCGTGGTGCCGGCGCAGACTCCGGCCGCCGATGTGCTGGCCATGAATCCTGACGGCATCTTTCTGTCCAACGGCCCCGGTGACCCGGAGCCTTGTGACTATGCCATCGAGGCCATCAAGGAGATCGTCGCCACCGGCAAGCCGGTATTCGGTATCTGCCTGGGCCATCAGCTGCTGGCCCTGGCCAGTGGCGCCAAGACCATGAAGATGGGCACTGGCCACCACGGCGCTAACCACCCGGTGAAGACCTTGGCCGATGACACCGTGATGATCACCAGCCAGAACCACGGTTTTGCCGTGGATATGGACTCCCTGCCCGATAATCTGAAGGTGACGCATGTGTCCCTCTTCGATGGCACCTTGCAGGGTATTCACCGCACTGATGTGCCGGCCTTCAGCTTCCAGGGGCACCCGGAAGCAAGCCCTGGTCCGCGTGACTGTGCGCCATTGTTCGATCACTTCATCGAACTGATGGAAGCGAAGAGCCAAGAGTAA